In Legionella sp. PATHC035, a genomic segment contains:
- a CDS encoding S66 peptidase family protein: MKNLPVLTPGDSIEIIAPSSRSTDRQLSELKELLESWGLNCIVQEDIFARDLLCANSDEMRFKHLKNALLNPSTKAVICVRGGYGATRLIPKLAAVHPPETVKIFIGISDITCLHLYLQQHWHWPTIHGAAAPDKFSKESIASVRSILFDDAPIPFNDLTPLNIDAQKERLITSQVTGGNLAMIQSGVGTCWQIDGREKIILLEEIGERGYRVDRMLEHLKQANIFTHAAAILLGDFLDGLEPNGTSLIEPVLRRFAESCAIPVLRIAGIGHGSTNYPIPLGTEVHLQLGTHPQLTCFR, translated from the coding sequence ATGAAAAATTTACCTGTGTTAACCCCGGGGGATTCGATAGAAATCATTGCCCCTTCATCTCGGAGCACTGATCGTCAATTATCCGAGTTGAAAGAATTATTGGAGTCTTGGGGATTAAACTGTATTGTTCAGGAAGATATTTTTGCACGAGATTTACTCTGTGCCAATTCAGATGAAATGCGATTTAAGCATCTAAAAAATGCCCTTTTAAATCCTAGTACAAAAGCGGTCATTTGCGTGCGGGGTGGTTATGGTGCCACACGTTTAATCCCGAAGTTAGCAGCGGTTCATCCTCCAGAAACAGTCAAAATTTTTATTGGCATCAGTGACATCACCTGCCTTCATCTTTATTTGCAGCAACATTGGCATTGGCCAACAATACATGGTGCGGCAGCGCCTGATAAATTTTCCAAGGAATCGATTGCTTCGGTACGTTCGATTTTGTTTGATGATGCACCCATTCCGTTTAATGATTTAACCCCACTGAACATAGATGCTCAAAAGGAGCGTTTGATCACATCTCAGGTCACTGGTGGTAATTTGGCAATGATCCAATCAGGGGTTGGAACGTGCTGGCAAATCGATGGACGTGAAAAAATTATCCTACTTGAAGAAATTGGTGAGCGAGGATATCGTGTAGATCGTATGCTGGAACATTTAAAGCAAGCCAATATTTTTACCCATGCTGCTGCAATCCTATTGGGCGATTTTCTCGATGGTCTGGAACCCAACGGGACTTCTTTGATTGAGCCGGTCTTACGGCGTTTTGCTGAAAGCTGTGCGATTCCGGTATTAAGAATCGCGGGAATCGGTCATGGGTCGACTAATTATCCTATTCCTTTGGGAACTGAGGTCCATTTGCAATTGGGGACTCATCCGCAATTAACGTGTTTTCGATGA
- a CDS encoding MBL fold metallo-hydrolase, which translates to MEIHTQQKPISMYLVHQDSNQKELITKELKRSGYLTSSTDNMADALIQLNQLKPDYVLIDEALSAEQIKKLSQSTSYKTIILSLDSSKKNMSPYQLGAHGCIYQTNHIELFTAQLNRIIEDKIDIEFWGVTGAFPAPGKDFVKYGGHTSCITLNFVNERNLILDAGSGIIPLGNDLITKKQNQIEADIFITHEHWDHIHGLTFFKPLYHPGNQFRFYGPPQGVKSVHKLLLGLMDGTYFPVKIDNLPSTISYHDLVAEQNFEIGNITISTIALQHPCVTYGYKVQYNNKIISYITDNELYDQSYPSYDADFVQKLIEFTTNSDILIVDCAFTDEEYDAGRVSWGHSCPRQISQFAHLTKSKQLILHHNDHYETDDVVDAKLIATQRLLKNLGSEMECIAPVYRQILRV; encoded by the coding sequence ATGGAAATTCACACTCAGCAGAAACCAATATCTATGTACCTGGTGCATCAAGATTCGAATCAAAAGGAGTTGATAACCAAAGAATTAAAAAGATCAGGATATCTCACTTCCTCTACCGATAATATGGCTGATGCGCTCATTCAACTGAATCAACTCAAACCGGATTATGTCTTAATCGATGAAGCGCTCTCAGCGGAACAGATCAAAAAATTATCTCAATCGACCTCCTATAAAACCATCATTCTCTCTTTAGACTCAAGCAAAAAAAACATGAGCCCTTATCAATTGGGCGCACATGGCTGTATTTATCAAACGAACCACATTGAATTATTTACTGCTCAGCTTAACCGTATTATTGAAGACAAGATAGATATTGAATTTTGGGGGGTAACGGGTGCATTTCCTGCACCAGGAAAAGATTTTGTTAAATATGGTGGACACACTTCCTGTATCACATTAAATTTTGTTAATGAACGTAATTTAATACTGGACGCAGGTTCAGGAATAATCCCTTTAGGTAATGACTTAATCACTAAAAAGCAAAATCAAATTGAAGCAGATATTTTCATTACCCACGAGCACTGGGATCATATCCATGGATTAACCTTTTTTAAGCCGTTGTATCATCCTGGAAATCAGTTTCGTTTTTATGGTCCACCACAAGGAGTAAAAAGCGTTCATAAGTTACTCTTGGGACTCATGGATGGGACCTATTTTCCCGTTAAGATAGATAATTTACCCTCGACAATTTCCTATCATGATTTAGTGGCAGAACAAAATTTTGAAATAGGTAATATCACCATTTCAACCATCGCACTTCAACATCCATGTGTCACATATGGGTATAAAGTTCAATATAACAATAAAATCATAAGCTATATCACTGATAATGAGCTATATGATCAATCATATCCCTCATATGACGCTGATTTTGTACAAAAACTTATTGAGTTTACGACGAATTCGGATATTTTAATTGTAGATTGCGCGTTCACAGATGAAGAATATGATGCCGGACGTGTATCGTGGGGGCATTCATGCCCTAGGCAAATAAGTCAGTTTGCCCATTTAACCAAATCAAAGCAACTTATCTTGCATCATAATGACCACTATGAAACAGATGATGTTGTTGATGCCAAATTGATTGCAACCCAACGCTTATTAAAAAATCTCGGTTCAGAAATGGAGTGTATCGCACCGGTGTACAGACAAATATTGCGTGTTTAG
- the ppk1 gene encoding polyphosphate kinase 1 — MEIGLDNPEYYINREFSIIAFNQRVLMLANDERVPLLERMRFLSICSSNLDEFFEIRVAGLKEKIAMSSGKLTIDGLRPEEAFSLISQKTHKLIDQLYSIFNKQLLPALSKEKIFFLDTEQWTDDIHLWAKHYFKHEIQPVISPIALDLAHPLPQLINKSLNFIISLSGKDAFDRNINYAVVHAPRSIPRVIHLPSELCGDAHYFVHLSSIITTHVNSLFPGMEISGCYSFRLTRNSDLFLREEEIDDLAKALQREIFSRHYGHVVRLEIEKNCPDKIVDFLLQKYHLRYEDTYYCDGPVNIQRHLTAINSIDRPDLNYPPFTAQYPQFPKSERNLFNVLDEEDILLHHPYQSFEVVIDFVRQAASDPNVLAISQTLYRTRSESVMVDALVDAAHSGKEVTAVIELRARFDEESNLKLANRLHAAGILVLYGVVGYKTHAKMTLVVRRAHGKLKRYVHLSTGNYHEYTAKRYTDLGLLTCEPTITSDIQIIFQQLTGLGKAVKLKAISHSPFTLQKTLLQYIEQCTAAALKKGDTEILLKVNGLADKTIIQALYKASQAGVKVNLLVRGVCCLKPGIPGISDNIRVLSYIGRFLEHHRVFYFRIQEEEYYFCSSADLMERNLYHRIEIMFPILDERCKKRIKQEIIKNYLKDNSNTWEMQSDGSYKPIHQGNNSAQEKLIQLYQEEESSI; from the coding sequence TTGGAAATAGGGTTGGATAATCCAGAATATTATATCAATCGAGAATTTTCGATTATTGCATTTAATCAGCGAGTTCTCATGTTGGCCAATGATGAACGCGTTCCTTTGCTGGAAAGGATGCGTTTTCTTAGCATTTGCAGTAGCAATCTTGACGAATTTTTTGAAATACGGGTTGCCGGTCTTAAAGAAAAAATTGCCATGTCTTCAGGAAAATTAACTATTGATGGGCTTCGTCCTGAAGAAGCATTCAGTCTGATCAGCCAAAAAACACATAAACTTATCGACCAACTCTACTCAATATTTAATAAACAACTCCTACCGGCCTTAAGCAAAGAAAAAATTTTTTTTCTCGATACCGAACAATGGACTGATGACATTCATTTATGGGCAAAACACTACTTCAAGCACGAGATTCAACCTGTAATCAGTCCCATAGCGTTGGATTTGGCACATCCTTTACCACAGCTGATTAACAAAAGTTTAAACTTTATTATTTCATTAAGTGGCAAAGATGCTTTTGACCGAAACATTAATTATGCAGTAGTTCATGCACCAAGATCGATTCCCAGGGTCATTCACTTGCCCTCTGAGTTATGCGGCGATGCGCATTATTTTGTTCATCTCTCCTCAATTATTACGACGCATGTCAACAGTTTATTCCCTGGTATGGAAATTAGTGGTTGCTATTCTTTTCGCCTGACTCGAAACAGTGATTTGTTCTTACGAGAAGAAGAAATTGATGATTTAGCCAAAGCACTGCAACGAGAGATTTTCTCTCGCCACTATGGCCATGTAGTTCGCCTTGAAATTGAAAAAAATTGTCCTGACAAAATTGTTGATTTTTTATTGCAAAAATATCATCTCCGCTATGAAGATACTTATTATTGTGATGGACCTGTTAATATACAGCGTCATTTAACTGCCATTAACAGTATTGATAGACCTGATTTAAATTACCCGCCTTTTACAGCACAATATCCTCAATTTCCTAAGTCAGAACGAAATTTATTCAATGTGCTGGATGAAGAAGATATTCTGTTGCACCACCCCTATCAAAGCTTTGAAGTAGTCATTGATTTTGTAAGACAGGCAGCAAGTGATCCCAATGTGTTGGCAATTAGCCAGACTTTGTATCGTACTCGCTCCGAATCAGTTATGGTGGATGCTTTAGTTGATGCCGCCCACTCAGGTAAAGAAGTAACTGCCGTGATTGAATTGCGGGCTCGTTTTGATGAAGAGTCCAATCTGAAATTAGCAAATCGTTTACATGCTGCAGGAATTCTGGTGCTTTATGGGGTTGTAGGGTATAAAACCCATGCCAAAATGACTCTTGTTGTTCGGAGGGCGCACGGAAAACTAAAGCGTTACGTCCATTTAAGTACTGGAAATTACCATGAGTACACAGCAAAACGTTATACTGACTTGGGTTTATTAACGTGTGAGCCAACGATTACTTCAGATATTCAAATTATTTTTCAACAATTAACCGGACTTGGTAAAGCGGTCAAACTTAAGGCGATAAGTCATTCACCATTTACTTTACAAAAAACGCTGCTGCAATACATTGAACAATGCACCGCAGCCGCTTTAAAAAAGGGAGACACGGAAATTCTCCTCAAAGTCAATGGCTTGGCCGATAAAACCATCATTCAAGCTTTATATAAGGCATCTCAAGCAGGGGTTAAAGTCAATTTGCTGGTGCGCGGGGTCTGTTGTCTGAAACCTGGAATACCAGGCATTTCAGACAACATAAGGGTCCTTTCTTATATCGGACGATTCTTGGAGCATCATCGAGTATTTTACTTTCGTATCCAAGAAGAAGAATATTATTTTTGCTCCAGTGCTGACTTGATGGAAAGAAATTTATACCATCGCATTGAAATAATGTTCCCTATTCTCGATGAACGCTGTAAAAAGCGCATCAAACAGGAGATTATTAAGAACTATCTTAAAGACAACAGTAATACCTGGGAAATGCAAAGTGATGGGAGTTATAAACCCATACACCAAGGTAATAATAGTGCGCAGGAAAAACTCATTCAGCTCTATCAAGAAGAGGAGAGTTCAATTTAG
- a CDS encoding chromate transporter, with protein sequence MLKTLLEIILSFGKIGLIALGGGNSMLKLLEYEAVDYRHWVGQEEFIAMVGSSFIFPGLTGVKLSALIGYKAAGITGLLLAVLSLNLPGLLMTLAGYHWLTSHNGPGMRKIMIGVQYGALALLAAASYSVAQGVLGMYFSIPIALSCFIFFLALTFWNLSPFYGFIGFIVVCFFLVR encoded by the coding sequence ATGCTAAAAACCCTTTTAGAAATTATCCTAAGCTTTGGAAAAATTGGCCTTATTGCCTTGGGAGGCGGTAATTCCATGCTAAAACTTTTGGAATATGAGGCCGTTGATTATCGACACTGGGTAGGACAGGAAGAATTTATCGCTATGGTGGGTTCAAGTTTTATTTTTCCAGGATTAACCGGTGTTAAATTATCAGCGCTCATAGGCTATAAAGCTGCTGGAATTACCGGTTTATTGCTTGCCGTGCTTAGCCTTAATTTGCCAGGATTGTTGATGACTCTCGCGGGATATCATTGGCTGACCAGTCATAATGGTCCTGGAATGCGTAAGATAATGATTGGCGTCCAGTATGGTGCGTTAGCTTTGCTGGCAGCAGCGAGCTACTCTGTTGCTCAGGGAGTTTTAGGTATGTATTTTTCGATTCCCATTGCACTATCTTGTTTTATTTTTTTTCTCGCTTTAACTTTTTGGAATTTATCACCCTTTTATGGGTTTATAGGCTTTATCGTGGTTTGTTTTTTTCTGGTTCGTTGA
- a CDS encoding acyl-CoA dehydrogenase, giving the protein MGILFFLLYLIFTLIVLYRAMNPLVWELGSVFYLIVATFAIGLPWIVGFILWLVIIGALLVVYLDPLRATIADFIYKKAGKSIPKLSKTEEEALNAGDTWLEQDIFTGKPDWERLANVSTALSAEEQAFLDNETQALCGLIDEWEISQTRDLPEKVWDYMKEKGFFGMVIPKEYGGKGFSARAHSDVVMKIATRSGVAAVTVMVPNSLGPGELINYYGTEEQKNHYLPRLAKGIDIPCFALTEPGAGSDATSIQSSAIVMKKKVDGKMVLGLSITLDKRWITLAPVATLIGLAVNVKDPDGLLQGEGTEGITCVLIPRDTKNLEIGNRHLPSDQPFMNGTIRGKDIFVPITTVIGGQKRIGNGWQMLVECLSIGRSISLPALGAGTSSACYLATSAFARIRCQFNVEIGQFEGIEEKLAEIAGLNYLINSNRLLTVAAVNEHKKPSVTSAIAKYFNTELARLVVNASMDVHAGRAVVVGPRNYLTNFYNGVPISITVEGANVMSRNLLIFGQGSMACHPYIRDEFYAISNQDKEAFREVIWKHIQYFMQNFAKTICSAWTGGIFIKAPKLKMRREYKRLARLSHAYSWLADLSLIVLGGDLKRKERLSARLADGMSYLYMAMAVLRNVQLNGESPDDQLHAQWAVSYCFYHAQRAMIALCHNFPSRFLGGLARILAFPFGQTMHYPTDKLEQKLARLMTKNNQYRDRLKDIVYLSGDPKQPIDRVEHALQLIIQTDELVKKMSDLKRVKFGKLKGKLKEKVENKELTQEEMDALLATEAARWDAILVDEFTFESMKNQSFNSVIDAIKSPFMDDDGHH; this is encoded by the coding sequence ATGGGCATTCTGTTTTTTTTACTTTATCTGATCTTTACCCTGATTGTTCTCTATAGGGCAATGAATCCATTAGTTTGGGAGTTGGGGAGCGTCTTTTATCTAATCGTTGCGACGTTTGCGATTGGCCTGCCGTGGATAGTCGGCTTTATCCTTTGGCTTGTAATCATTGGGGCATTACTTGTCGTATACCTCGATCCTCTACGCGCGACGATTGCCGATTTCATTTATAAAAAAGCAGGCAAGTCGATTCCCAAATTGTCCAAAACCGAAGAAGAAGCACTCAATGCGGGAGATACTTGGCTAGAACAAGATATTTTTACAGGAAAACCCGATTGGGAGCGACTGGCGAATGTATCTACTGCACTGTCGGCAGAAGAACAAGCCTTTCTTGATAATGAAACACAAGCTTTATGCGGCTTGATCGATGAGTGGGAAATTAGTCAAACCCGTGATTTACCTGAAAAGGTTTGGGATTACATGAAGGAAAAAGGCTTTTTTGGTATGGTCATTCCCAAAGAATACGGGGGTAAAGGCTTTTCTGCGCGTGCCCATTCTGATGTGGTGATGAAAATAGCCACTCGTTCCGGTGTCGCAGCAGTAACGGTAATGGTACCTAATTCCTTAGGCCCAGGTGAATTAATCAATTATTACGGTACGGAAGAGCAAAAGAATCATTATTTACCCCGTCTTGCAAAAGGTATCGATATCCCATGCTTTGCTTTAACTGAACCTGGAGCAGGCAGCGATGCTACTTCCATTCAGTCCAGCGCCATCGTGATGAAAAAGAAAGTGGATGGCAAAATGGTGCTTGGCTTGAGTATTACCTTAGATAAACGTTGGATTACTTTAGCTCCCGTAGCAACCTTAATAGGCCTTGCGGTGAATGTAAAAGATCCCGACGGTTTATTGCAAGGGGAAGGAACGGAGGGAATTACCTGTGTCTTGATTCCACGCGACACCAAAAATCTCGAAATTGGCAACCGCCATTTACCTTCAGATCAGCCCTTTATGAACGGCACTATACGTGGGAAAGATATTTTTGTGCCCATAACCACAGTGATTGGTGGTCAGAAACGTATCGGTAATGGTTGGCAAATGTTGGTTGAATGTTTATCGATTGGGCGCTCTATTTCTTTACCTGCACTGGGTGCTGGTACTTCCTCCGCGTGCTATTTGGCAACCAGTGCTTTTGCGCGCATACGTTGCCAATTTAATGTAGAAATTGGCCAGTTTGAGGGGATTGAAGAAAAACTTGCGGAGATTGCGGGCTTAAATTATTTGATTAATTCCAATCGATTATTGACCGTGGCGGCTGTAAATGAGCATAAAAAACCTTCTGTCACCTCAGCAATTGCTAAATATTTTAATACTGAACTCGCACGATTGGTAGTGAATGCATCCATGGATGTACATGCTGGACGTGCTGTAGTTGTTGGTCCGCGAAATTATTTAACCAATTTCTACAATGGGGTTCCTATTTCAATTACCGTAGAAGGCGCTAATGTGATGTCACGGAACTTGTTAATTTTTGGACAAGGCTCAATGGCATGTCATCCTTACATACGCGATGAATTTTATGCTATTTCCAATCAGGATAAAGAGGCTTTCAGAGAGGTTATTTGGAAACATATTCAATATTTCATGCAAAATTTTGCCAAAACGATTTGTTCCGCCTGGACTGGTGGGATCTTTATTAAGGCCCCCAAGCTTAAAATGAGACGCGAATACAAACGGTTGGCACGTCTCAGTCATGCTTATTCTTGGCTTGCAGATTTATCTTTAATTGTGTTAGGCGGCGATTTGAAACGTAAAGAGCGTCTGTCAGCCCGTCTTGCTGATGGAATGTCATATCTTTACATGGCGATGGCTGTGTTACGGAATGTGCAATTGAATGGTGAAAGTCCTGATGATCAATTGCATGCTCAATGGGCTGTCTCTTATTGTTTTTATCATGCACAACGAGCAATGATTGCATTGTGCCACAATTTCCCATCACGATTTTTAGGGGGGCTGGCACGTATCTTGGCATTTCCTTTTGGGCAAACAATGCATTATCCCACGGATAAGTTGGAACAAAAATTAGCGCGTTTGATGACTAAGAATAATCAGTATCGAGACCGATTGAAGGACATCGTCTACTTGAGCGGCGATCCGAAACAACCCATAGACAGAGTGGAGCATGCCCTACAACTAATCATACAAACCGATGAGCTTGTCAAAAAAATGAGTGATTTAAAACGGGTTAAATTTGGTAAATTAAAAGGCAAACTAAAAGAAAAGGTTGAAAACAAGGAATTAACTCAAGAGGAAATGGATGCATTACTCGCAACGGAGGCGGCTCGCTGGGATGCCATTTTGGTTGATGAGTTTACTTTTGAGTCAATGAAAAACCAATCATTTAACTCAGTCATTGATGCAATTAAGTCGCCCTTTATGGATGATGATGGTCATCATTGA
- the murU gene encoding N-acetylmuramate alpha-1-phosphate uridylyltransferase MurU has translation MKTAMILAAGRGERLKPLTDVTPKALCVVKGKPLIEHHVVNLAKAGFERLVINHAYLGGKIRQHLGNGSRWGVEIYYSPEPPGGLETGGGIVNALPLLGAKPFITVNADIYTDFDFSQLQFENNSSIHVILVTKNPSLNHYGDFGLINQTQLSNSNREYTLAGICCYHPQVFSHCQQGRYSVAPLIRQYAAQNKATAHVYNGLWYDIGTLERLHAVNQI, from the coding sequence ATGAAAACTGCGATGATATTGGCTGCGGGTCGCGGTGAACGTTTGAAACCACTTACCGATGTTACACCTAAAGCCCTGTGTGTTGTTAAAGGAAAACCATTAATCGAGCATCATGTCGTAAATTTGGCAAAAGCGGGTTTTGAACGATTAGTGATTAACCATGCCTATCTTGGAGGAAAAATTCGCCAGCATTTGGGAAATGGGTCCCGCTGGGGAGTCGAAATTTATTACTCACCGGAACCTCCTGGAGGATTAGAAACAGGCGGTGGCATCGTCAATGCCTTGCCGCTGTTAGGAGCCAAGCCCTTTATTACCGTCAATGCAGATATCTATACCGATTTTGATTTTTCTCAGCTGCAGTTTGAAAATAATTCTTCAATTCATGTGATTTTAGTCACTAAAAATCCATCACTTAATCATTATGGGGACTTTGGGTTAATCAATCAAACGCAGCTCAGTAATTCAAATCGAGAATATACTCTTGCAGGAATCTGCTGCTATCACCCCCAAGTATTTAGCCACTGCCAACAAGGGCGCTATTCCGTAGCACCATTAATCCGACAATATGCCGCACAAAATAAGGCAACTGCCCATGTTTATAATGGCCTCTGGTATGACATTGGTACTCTAGAGAGACTGCATGCGGTGAATCAAATTTAA
- a CDS encoding aminoglycoside phosphotransferase family protein, which produces MHERENALKEWLIDTLKQQDFQLAPLAGDASFRRYFRLRYNGLTQIVMDAPPEKEDVKPFIHIAQALQQADVHTPKVLAMNPEDGFLLLSDLGDELLLNVLKPETVDGHYHQAIKTLFKIQTCSIDDPLLAPFDEAHMLKEMSLCPEWFLKAYLALDLSQSECTLVQQTMEWIAKEVAQQPLAFIHRDYHSRNLMLLQDHAEPIKLGVIDFQDAMRGPFTYDLVSLLKDCYISWPRSKVLEWVEFFYTHSALTKDYSLPEFIRAFDLCGLQRHLKVLGIFCRLHLRDHKPGYLKDLPLTLNYVLECAETYEELHPFFRFLQMRVYLP; this is translated from the coding sequence ATGCATGAACGAGAAAACGCACTGAAAGAATGGTTAATTGATACGCTAAAGCAACAGGATTTTCAGTTAGCGCCTTTGGCTGGGGACGCCAGTTTTAGAAGATATTTTCGTCTTCGATATAATGGACTAACGCAGATTGTTATGGATGCTCCCCCAGAAAAAGAAGATGTAAAACCTTTCATACATATTGCGCAGGCGCTGCAACAAGCTGATGTTCACACCCCCAAAGTCCTCGCGATGAATCCGGAAGACGGGTTCTTACTGCTAAGCGATTTAGGCGATGAACTTCTTCTAAATGTTCTTAAGCCTGAAACAGTAGATGGTCATTATCATCAGGCCATCAAAACTTTGTTTAAGATTCAAACTTGCTCAATCGATGACCCACTGCTTGCTCCATTTGATGAAGCGCATATGCTTAAAGAGATGAGTCTATGTCCCGAATGGTTTTTGAAAGCGTATCTTGCCTTAGATCTCAGTCAAAGCGAATGCACTTTAGTCCAACAGACTATGGAGTGGATTGCCAAAGAAGTAGCCCAGCAACCACTCGCTTTTATTCATCGTGATTATCATTCTCGCAATCTGATGCTCTTACAGGATCATGCCGAACCAATAAAACTGGGCGTTATTGATTTTCAAGATGCCATGCGTGGCCCATTCACTTATGATTTGGTTTCATTACTCAAAGATTGTTATATTTCCTGGCCTAGGAGTAAAGTACTCGAATGGGTTGAGTTTTTTTACACTCACAGTGCATTAACTAAAGATTACTCTTTGCCTGAATTTATCCGTGCATTTGATCTTTGCGGTTTACAAAGACACTTAAAGGTGTTGGGCATTTTTTGTCGATTGCATTTGCGCGACCATAAACCTGGATATCTTAAAGATCTGCCTTTAACTTTAAACTACGTGCTTGAATGTGCAGAGACTTATGAAGAATTGCACCCATTTTTCCGATTTCTGCAAATGAGAGTTTATTTACCATGA